A single genomic interval of Chitinophaga sp. 180180018-3 harbors:
- a CDS encoding YHS domain-containing protein, with amino-acid sequence MKHIFIACSAIFLFACAQQQKPAATDSTAMQTPAPAKNQLTAINGKLPDPVCEMPYDTTYKEWAVYKGDTVHFCSTTCKGVFEKAPEKYMAKLGK; translated from the coding sequence ATGAAACATATATTCATCGCCTGTAGCGCTATATTTCTTTTTGCCTGTGCCCAACAACAAAAGCCTGCAGCTACAGACAGCACTGCAATGCAGACACCAGCTCCGGCAAAAAATCAGCTGACAGCAATAAATGGTAAATTACCGGATCCCGTTTGTGAAATGCCTTATGATACCACCTATAAAGAATGGGCAGTGTATAAAGGCGATACCGTGCATTTCTGTTCTACGACCTGTAAAGGTGTATTTGAAAAAGCACCTGAAAAATATATGGCCAAACTTGGTAAATAA
- a CDS encoding helix-turn-helix domain-containing protein gives MDKRIKYSLAQKQIAVKSVLSGHDTFSSAARKIGGTDTTIHRWVNLYKLHGQAGLQQRPGNYTGTFKFQVLQYMFEKGLSLMQTAMIFGITQDNIVGRWLKKYEREGAAGLLKETRGRKSSTMTKKSKKSKKPVTDPTQAKLAALEAELLYLRAENAYLKKLDALIQEEKAAQDQNKRQEPSEN, from the coding sequence ATGGATAAGCGAATCAAATACAGTTTAGCACAAAAGCAAATAGCAGTTAAGTCCGTACTGTCAGGTCATGACACATTTAGCTCAGCTGCCCGCAAGATCGGAGGCACCGATACCACAATTCACCGTTGGGTCAATCTTTATAAGCTTCATGGACAAGCAGGATTACAGCAGCGCCCAGGTAATTATACAGGAACATTTAAATTCCAGGTGCTCCAGTATATGTTTGAAAAGGGGTTATCTTTAATGCAAACAGCCATGATTTTTGGTATTACCCAGGATAATATAGTTGGTCGATGGCTTAAAAAGTATGAACGAGAGGGAGCTGCCGGGTTGTTAAAAGAGACAAGAGGCCGAAAAAGTTCGACGATGACAAAAAAATCGAAAAAGAGTAAAAAACCAGTAACAGATCCAACACAGGCCAAACTAGCGGCTTTAGAGGCAGAGCTGTTGTATTTGCGGGCGGAGAATGCCTACCTAAAAAAGTTGGATGCCTTAATTCAGGAAGAAAAAGCCGCTCAGGATCAAAACAAGCGGCAAGAGCCATCAGAGAATTAA
- a CDS encoding IS3 family transposase codes for MELLLKVAGMARSTYYYYLKQVSVPDKHAILKGAITALYHQHKGRYGYRRITAALRRSGREINHKTVLKMMRACNLKSLVRVKKYRSYKGQQGRIAPNLLKRDFKAEKPCQKWVTDVTMFMVGDQKLYLSPIMDLYNGEIVSYSLSERSTFQPIIDMLQNAFPRLPTDSKLILHSDQGWQYQMKQYQKMLIDCNIEQSMSGKGNCLDNAAMESFFSVLKTELFYLEKFDSITVLKQQIEEYIGYYNNDRIKLKLNGLSPVNYRTQAI; via the coding sequence TTGGAGTTACTGCTGAAGGTGGCAGGGATGGCTCGAAGTACTTATTATTACTATCTCAAACAAGTGTCAGTACCTGATAAACATGCCATATTAAAAGGAGCAATAACAGCGCTTTACCATCAGCATAAAGGTAGATATGGCTACAGACGCATAACAGCAGCATTGAGGCGATCAGGCAGGGAAATTAATCACAAGACAGTACTGAAAATGATGAGGGCCTGTAATTTGAAAAGCCTGGTCAGGGTAAAAAAATACAGATCTTATAAAGGGCAGCAGGGCAGAATCGCGCCCAATCTGCTAAAGAGGGATTTTAAAGCAGAGAAGCCCTGCCAAAAATGGGTTACAGATGTAACCATGTTTATGGTAGGAGATCAAAAGCTCTATCTTTCTCCTATAATGGATCTGTACAATGGGGAAATAGTAAGTTATAGTCTATCGGAACGCTCCACCTTTCAGCCAATCATTGATATGCTTCAAAATGCCTTCCCCAGGCTGCCTACCGATAGCAAACTGATATTACACTCTGATCAGGGATGGCAATACCAGATGAAACAATATCAAAAGATGCTGATTGACTGCAATATCGAGCAGAGCATGTCTGGAAAAGGTAATTGTTTGGACAATGCTGCTATGGAGAGTTTCTTTAGTGTCCTAAAAACAGAGTTGTTCTATCTTGAAAAATTTGACTCTATTACAGTCTTAAAACAGCAGATTGAAGAATATATTGGCTACTACAATAACGATAGAATCAAACTAAAATTAAATGGCCTGAGCCCTGTAAATTACCGAACTCAGGCCATTTAA
- a CDS encoding group III truncated hemoglobin, translating to MEKHDITSREDIETLVNSFYDQVKVDDVIGFIFNDIAKVDWSKHLPVMYNFWEGLLLDTGSYNGHVMAPHFRVNKLIPLEAAHFNRWLQLFEATVNSLFSGEKATLAITRARSIRQIMAFKMDQVNRRDDGEKKIPLVNPGNNH from the coding sequence ATGGAAAAGCATGACATTACAAGCAGGGAAGATATAGAAACGCTGGTGAATAGTTTTTATGACCAGGTAAAAGTGGATGATGTGATCGGGTTTATCTTCAACGATATAGCGAAGGTAGACTGGAGCAAGCATCTGCCGGTGATGTATAATTTCTGGGAAGGTCTGTTGCTGGACACCGGTAGTTACAATGGGCATGTAATGGCGCCACATTTCAGGGTCAATAAACTTATCCCTTTGGAAGCTGCGCATTTCAACCGTTGGTTGCAGCTATTTGAGGCCACCGTGAACAGTTTGTTCAGCGGAGAAAAAGCAACACTGGCAATTACCCGGGCGCGGTCGATCAGGCAGATAATGGCATTTAAAATGGACCAGGTCAACCGTCGGGATGATGGGGAGAAAAAGATTCCGCTCGTTAACCCGGGCAATAACCATTAA
- a CDS encoding M13 family metallopeptidase, whose protein sequence is MSKTNSVKLPLLAAMVTLAACNSGSSSKKGDADSTGNASQTAENAIKVPAFNMADLDTTFKACDDFDNFANGNWKKQHPIPSTESRWGAFNVLDKENKEVRLKSIIAEITAKTDLKKGTEEQQIADYYRSFLDSATIEKRGITPLQPYLDKINAAANLNDWSSVCGELQKLGISTFTGFYAEADARNSKVNVLYQGQDGLSMGDKTYYERQDPATKNVRDEFVTHVDKMFQLAGLKDEHPGKTILEFETKLAKVQLPKDALRDPVKTYNRSAFSELKKLAPDFDWEGFSAKQDIKTDTLIIQNKAYLTSANALLKATPLEILKTYTRLQLLSHFASYLPKAIDDENFHFYGTVMSGRKAQKARTERAIRSADGTLGMPLGKLFAKKYFPESSKKKVSEMIENVRTVYGERVDKLTWMGDSTKQMAHKKLASFTYKIGYPDKWKDYSTINIDKGTLIENLISAALYAHKENIDKIGKPVDKTEWGMTPQTVNAYYNPLNNEVVFPAGILQPPFYNQDADDAINYGGIIAVIGHEFTHGFDDQGSQFDADGNLKNWWTKSDREKFDQLTKRYIDYFNHLEPLTGFFINGKLTVGENVADLGGLTLAYHALAKSLQGKPEPKPIDGYTWQQRFFLGWAQVWHENITDAALRNQIQTNEHSPARFRILGPLPHLAEFQAAWGCAPGSKMALPEAKRVVIW, encoded by the coding sequence ATGAGCAAAACCAATTCGGTAAAACTACCGTTGCTGGCGGCTATGGTTACATTGGCAGCCTGCAACTCCGGTAGTTCCTCCAAAAAGGGCGACGCAGACAGTACCGGCAATGCCAGCCAGACTGCAGAAAACGCCATAAAGGTTCCCGCCTTTAACATGGCCGATCTGGACACCACTTTCAAAGCCTGCGACGACTTCGACAACTTTGCCAACGGCAACTGGAAAAAACAACACCCAATCCCATCAACCGAAAGCCGCTGGGGCGCATTCAATGTCCTTGATAAAGAAAACAAGGAAGTACGTCTGAAAAGCATTATTGCAGAAATCACGGCAAAAACTGATCTGAAAAAAGGTACTGAAGAACAACAAATTGCTGATTATTACAGGTCTTTCCTGGACAGCGCTACTATCGAAAAACGCGGTATTACCCCACTGCAACCCTATCTGGATAAGATCAATGCAGCTGCCAATCTGAACGACTGGTCCAGTGTCTGCGGCGAATTACAGAAACTGGGCATCTCCACCTTCACTGGTTTCTATGCAGAGGCAGATGCCAGGAACAGCAAAGTAAATGTGCTGTATCAGGGCCAGGACGGGCTGAGTATGGGCGATAAAACCTACTACGAAAGACAGGATCCGGCTACTAAGAATGTTCGCGATGAGTTCGTAACACACGTAGATAAAATGTTCCAGCTGGCTGGCTTGAAAGACGAACATCCTGGTAAAACCATCCTGGAATTTGAAACGAAACTGGCAAAGGTGCAACTTCCTAAAGATGCACTCCGCGACCCGGTGAAAACCTACAACCGGTCTGCGTTCTCTGAGTTGAAAAAGCTGGCGCCTGACTTTGACTGGGAAGGCTTCTCTGCTAAACAGGATATCAAAACCGATACCCTCATTATTCAGAACAAGGCGTACCTCACCAGCGCCAATGCGCTGCTGAAAGCCACTCCCCTTGAAATACTGAAAACATATACCCGCCTGCAGCTGCTGAGTCACTTCGCCAGCTACCTGCCAAAAGCAATAGACGATGAAAACTTTCATTTCTATGGCACCGTAATGTCTGGCAGAAAAGCTCAGAAAGCACGTACAGAAAGGGCCATCCGCTCTGCTGATGGTACCCTGGGCATGCCGCTGGGTAAATTGTTCGCTAAAAAATACTTCCCGGAAAGCAGCAAGAAGAAAGTTTCTGAAATGATCGAAAATGTGCGGACTGTTTATGGAGAAAGAGTCGACAAGCTCACCTGGATGGGCGATTCCACCAAACAGATGGCCCATAAAAAACTGGCATCTTTCACTTATAAGATCGGCTATCCGGATAAATGGAAAGATTATTCTACCATCAATATCGATAAAGGTACCCTTATCGAAAACCTCATTTCTGCCGCTTTATATGCCCACAAGGAAAACATCGACAAAATCGGTAAACCTGTGGATAAGACAGAGTGGGGTATGACACCACAAACCGTAAATGCTTACTACAACCCGTTAAACAACGAAGTAGTATTCCCTGCCGGTATCCTGCAGCCTCCATTCTACAACCAGGATGCTGATGATGCCATCAACTATGGCGGTATCATTGCCGTAATCGGTCATGAGTTCACCCATGGCTTCGACGATCAGGGCTCTCAATTCGACGCCGATGGTAATCTGAAAAACTGGTGGACTAAGTCCGACCGCGAAAAATTTGATCAGCTTACCAAACGTTATATCGATTACTTCAATCATCTGGAACCATTAACGGGCTTTTTCATCAACGGTAAACTGACTGTCGGTGAAAACGTAGCAGATCTGGGAGGCCTTACCCTGGCCTACCACGCGCTGGCTAAATCCCTGCAGGGCAAACCTGAACCCAAACCAATCGACGGATATACCTGGCAACAACGGTTCTTCCTCGGATGGGCACAGGTTTGGCACGAAAACATTACTGATGCTGCCCTCCGCAACCAGATTCAAACCAACGAACACTCTCCGGCCCGCTTCCGCATCCTCGGCCCTCTGCCTCACCTGGCTGAATTCCAGGCTGCCTGGGGCTGCGCTCCAGGAAGCAAAATGGCGCTGCCTGAAGCGAAGAGAGTAGTGATCTGGTAA